The Bradysia coprophila strain Holo2 chromosome IV, BU_Bcop_v1, whole genome shotgun sequence genome includes a region encoding these proteins:
- the LOC119066283 gene encoding lipase member H-like gives MKVFAFILIVASATAIPLNHSKNAEEEDWQLVRDNDGNMHLVDIRSSDDQQEIAPLFNAFNDIIFRLFTRSNPTQAQVIQINNHGQLASSNFNVNHQTRFQIHGWNGGGHAGTGAAIRNAYINRGDFNVFTVDWGAGAGTINYVLARNRVNEAGHVVAQFIDFLNVNGLPFSRIGVLGHSLGAQVAGAAGKRTTRGRVEFIVGNDPAGPLFSLDDPANRLHHTDANYVEAIITDGGRLGFQHPVAHSNFYPNWGTAQPGCGPDITGQCGHDRASAFMVESINPVHIFGAIRCRGLDDIRERNCVVSGPSRRLGGEPIQDGPATAGSVYFLTTNAASPFAHGPR, from the exons ATGAAGGTGTTTGCTTTCATACTGATCGTAGCATCTG CTACTGCTATTCCGCTTAATCATAGCAAAAATGCTGAAGAGGAGGATTGGCAATTGGTGCGCGACAATGACGGCAACATGCACTTGGTGGACATTCGAAGTAGCGATGACCAACAGGAGATAGCACCACTATTCAATGCATTCAACGATATTATTTTCCGTTTATTTACCAGAAGCAATCCCACTCAGGCTCAAGTCATTCAAATTAACAACCATGGTCAATTGGCCAGCAGCAACTTTAATGTCAATCATCAAACTAGATTCCAAATACATG GCTGGAACGGCGGTGGACATGCAGGAACTGGTGCGGCTATTAGGAACGCATATATAAATCGTGGCGATTTCAACGTTTTCACTGTTGATTGGGGAGCGGGAGCTGGAACCATAAATTATGTTCTTGCAAGAAATCGCGTTAACGAAGCTGGTCATGTGGTTGCTCAGTTCATTGACTTCCTCAATGTTAACGGATTACCTTTTTCTAGAATCGGCGTCCTGGGTCATTCTTTag GAGCACAAGTAGCTGGTGCTGCGGGAAAGCGAACGACTCGAGGAAGAGTAGAATTTATAGTGGGAAATGACCCCGCTGGACCGTTGTTTTCGTTAGATGATCCAGCAAATAGACTTCACCACACAGATGCTAATTACGTGGAAGCAATTATAACAGACGGAGGTCGACTCGGCTTCCAACACCCAGTTGCGCATTCAAATTTCTATCCGAATTGG GGAACAGCTCAACCTGGTTGTGGACCGGATATTACAGGACAATGCGGTCACGATAGAGCAAGTGCGTTCATGGTAGAGTCAATAAATCCAGTACATATTTTTGGTGCTATTCGGTGCAGAGGTTTGGATGACATTCGTGAAAGAAATTGTGTAGTGAGTGGACCGAGTAGACGTTTGGGAGGAGAGCCTATTCAAGATGGTCCTGCTACAGCCGGCAGCGTTTATTTCTTAACAACAAATGCTGCATCGCCATTTGCTCATGGACCGCGAtaa
- the LOC119066284 gene encoding acidic amino acid decarboxylase GADL1, producing MPARGDLTMESLAEETNVSSGSECTGLSEDEDLIINHHSNKCRVSTPTVKEANDNHERFESLPIRSVHETFLRNCIEEILNSAVFSATDRANKVVEFKNPEILSNILDLKLKSNSDSDEKLLQLLKDTIKYSVKTGHPYFVNQLFSGVDPYALAGQWLTDALNPSVYTYEVSPVFTLMEEVVLEEMRKIVGYENGVGDGLFVPGGSIANGYAISCARYKYMPDAKSKGLCNLPRLVMFTSEDSHYSVQKLASFMGIGSDNVYKIKTDMRGKLRVDHLEMEIERVKTEGNAIPFMVSATAGTTVLGAFDPLDDIADLCKKHNLWMHVDAAWGGGALMSQKYRALLKGIERSDSVTWNPHKLLAAPQQCSTFLTRHQGILSPCHSTNATYLFQKDKFYDTKYDTGDKHIQCGRRADVLKFWFMWRAKGTIGFEAHIDRVFGNAEYFTQQIKQRKDFEMVLDQPECTNICFWYIPPSLQNVPRDDDFRGRIHRVAPKIKERMMKEGTMMMTYQPLKEKPNFFRLVLQNSALNKDDMLHIIDEIERLGCDL from the exons ATGCCAGCTCGCGGTGatttaacaatggaaagttTAGCGGAAGAAACGAATGTTTCTAGTGGGTCCGAGTGTACAGGACTATCGGAAGATGAAGATTTGATAATAAATCATCACAGTAACAAGTGCCGTGTATCCACTCCGACAGTTAAAGAGGCTAACGATAATCATGAACGGTTCGAAAGTTTGCCCATACGTTCGGTGCATGAAACGTTTCTGCGTAATTGCATTGAAGAGATTTTAAATTCGGCCGTTTTCAGTGCAACTGATCGGGCGAACAAAGTTGTAGAGTTTAAAAATCccgaaattttatcaaatattttggaTTTGAAACTGAAAAGCAACAGTGATTCGGATGAGAAGTTGTTGCAGTTATTGAAGGACACCATCAAATATTCGGTTAAAACAGGCCATCCTTACTTTGtcaatcaattattttcgGGCGTCGATCCATATGCATTGGCTGGCCAATGGTTAACCGACGCATTGAATCCAAGTGTGTACACGTATGAAGTGTCTCCTGTATTTACC CTGATGGAAGAAGTTGTTCTGGaggaaatgagaaaaattgttGGGTACGAGAATGGAGTGGGTGATGGCTTGTTCGTTCCGGGAGGATCGATAGCTAACGGATACGCCATCAGTTGTGCTAGATATAAATACATGCCTGACGCCAAG TCAAAAGGACTATGCAATTTACCTAGACTCGTTATGTTCACATCGGAGGACTCGCATTATTCAGTGCAGAAGCTCGCAAGCTTTATGGGCATTGGGTCGGATAATGtttacaaaatcaaaaccGACATGAGAG GTAAACTCAGAGTCGATCAtttggaaatggaaattgaacGAGTCAAAACGGAAGGAAATGCAATTCCATTTATGGTGTCAGCAACAGCCGGTACAACGGTTTTGG gCGCCTTCGATCCGCTCGACGATATCGCTGATCTATGCAAGAAACACAATTTGTGGATGCACGTGGATGCAGCTTGG GGTGGAGGTGCATTGATGTCACAAAAATATCGAGCTCTTCTGAAGGGTATTGAAAG ATCAGACAGTGTCACCTGGAATCCCCATAAATTATTAGCTGCCCCGCAACAGTGTTCAACATTTCTCACAAGACACCAAGGCATTTTATCACCATGCCATTCAACAAACGCAACGTACCTCTTCCag AAGGATAAATTCTACGACACCAAGTACGACACTGGTGACAAACACATCCAATGCGGCCGTCGTGCCgatgttttgaaattttggtttatgTGGCGTGCTAAAGGTACAATTGGCTTTGAGGCTCATATTGATCGCGTGTTCGGAAATGCAGAATACTTTACGCAGCAAATTAAGCAACggaaagattttgaaatggTACTTGATCAGCCGGAATGTACAAACATTTGTTTCTGGTATATTCCGCCGAGCTTACAAAACGTTCCGCGAGACGATGACTTCCGAGGAAGAATTCATCGCGTAGCGCCAAAGATTAAAGAGAGAATGATGAAAGAGGGGACGATGATGATGACCTATCAGCCGTTGAAGGAGAAGccaaatttctttcgattagTTTTACAAAATTCAGCCCTCAACAAAGACGATATGCTGCACATTATTGACGAGATCGAGCGATTGGGATGTGATTTGTAA